Proteins encoded by one window of Nicotiana tabacum cultivar K326 chromosome 10, ASM71507v2, whole genome shotgun sequence:
- the LOC107786528 gene encoding cellulose synthase-like protein H1, translated as MAPKTPPLPLYEIKYRKNVISRGIELFILFLLFSLLAYRLLSLKNHGLNLPFFLALICESWFTFLWILIVSTKWNQVEPKTYPLRLLKWTSEFPAVDMFITTADPVLEPPLITVNTMLSLLAVDYPANKLACYISDDGASPITYYSLVEAAKFAKLWVPFCKKYNIALRAPFRYFNANLSPPQDSSQGFLEDWKRMKDEYKQLCEKIEDASTQDSEACDFAGDFGVFSKIERKNHPTIIKVILENKEGIADGLPHLVYISREKRPKHPHHFKAGAMNVLTRVSGLMTNAPFMLNVDCDMFANNPQVVQHAMCYFLGAKDEKDCGFVQFPQYFYDGLKDDPYGNQFKLLHEYFGRGIAGIQGPFYQGTGCFHRRKIIYGLSPNDKINTGELRDEYLQKTYGKSQKLLASVAQTLSAGSNIIEQLNSDSLSSTIEEAHQIGSCGYEFGTAWGQKLGWLYGSATEDIHTGLSIHGRGWRSAYCTPDPPAFLGCAPSGGPAIMIQQKRWATGLFEIIFFSKSPIIGTLFGKLQLRQCMAYLYIQLWALRSIFEVCYAILPAYCLITNSNFLPKANEPSMTIPASIFIIYNLYGLSEYVRANESIKAWLNNQRMWRVNAMTAWLFGILSATTKLLGISETAFEVTKKDQGNDGDDTNNSNSGRFTFDDSPIFVPGTAILLLNLSSLFIGILDFKQGRDFEWGLGEVICIMWVLFIFWPFLKGLFAKGKYGIPATTILKSGALALLLVHLFKFYQ; from the exons ATGGCGCCCAAAACACCTCCTCTTCCTCTCTACGAAATTAAGTATCGAAAAAACGTTATTTCAAGAGGAATAGAACTCTTCATTCTTTTCCTATTGTTCTCACTCTTAGCCTATAGACTCCTCTCTCTTAAAAACCATGGTTTAAATTTGCCATTCTTCTTAGCTCTTATATGTGAATCATGGTTCACTTTCCTTTGGATTCTCATAGTCAGCACCAAATGGAATCAAGTCGAACCAAAAACATATCCTCTTCGCCTTTTGAAATG gacGTCAGAGTTTCCTGCAGTGGACATGTTCATTACAACTGCAGATCCCGTCCTAGAGCCGCCTCTTATAACAGTAAACACAATGTTATCATTATTAGCAGTGGATTATCCAGCTAATAAGCTAGCTTGTTATATATCTGATGATGGTGCATCTCCTATTACCTATTATTCACTTGTTGAAGCAGCTAAATTTGCTAAGCTTTGGGTTCCTTTTTGTAAGAAGTATAATATTGCACTTAGAGCCCCTTTTCGTTATTTTAATGCCAACTTATCGCCACCCCAAGATAGTTCACAAGGGTTCCTGGAAGATTGGAAAAGGATGAAG GATGAATATAAACAGCTGTGTGAAAAGATAGAAGATGCAAGTACACAAGATTCAGAGGCATGTGATTTTGCAGGAGATTTTGGTGTTTTCTCAAAAATTGAACGCAAAAACCATCCGACCATTATAAAg GTAATATTGGAAAACAAGGAGGGTATTGCTGATGGCTTGCCTCACCTTGTCTACATCTCAAGAGAGAAGCGTCCAAAGCATCCCCATCACTTCAAAGCTGGCGCCATGAATGTTCTG ACTAGAGTCTCTGGATTGATGACAAATGCTCCATTTATGCTGAATGTGGATTGTGATATGTTTGCAAATAACCCACAAGTTGTTCAACATGCTATGTGTTATTTTCTTGGTGCTAAGGATGAAAAAGATTGTGGTTTTGTTCAATTTCCACAATACTTCTACGATGGATTGAAAGATGATCCTTATGGTAATCAATTCAAACTCTTACACGAG TATTTTGGAAGAGGAATTGCTGGAATTCAAGGGCCATTTTATCAAGGAACAGGATGTTTCCACAGACGAAAAATTATATATGGCTTGTCaccaaatgataaaataaatactG GAGAATTGAGGGATGAGTATCTGCAGAAAACTTATGGAAAATCACAGAAGTTATTAGCATCGGTTGCTCAAACTCTATCAGCAGGATCAAATATTATTGAGCAACTTAATTCTGATTCTCTCTCGAGTACCATTGAGGAAGCACACCAAATTGGAAGCTGTGGATATGAATTTGGTACTGCCTGGGGTCAAAAG TTGGGCTGGCTATATGGATCTGCAACAGAGGATATCCACACTGGGCTTTCTATCCACGGGAGAGGCTGGAGATCCGCTTACTGTACACCCGACCCGCCTGCTTTTCTTGGATGTGCACCATCAGGTGGGCCGGCCATAATGATCCAACAGAAGAGATGGGCTACTGGgctttttgaaattattttcttcagTAAAAGCCCAATTATCGGAACTCTTTTTGGAAAGCTTCAATTGAGACAATGCATGGCTTACTTGTATATCCAACTATGGGCCTTGAGATCCATTTTTGAAGTTTGCTATGCTATTCTGCCTGCCTATTGCCTGATCACCAATTCCAACTTTTTACCCAAG GCAAATGAACCAAGTATGACTATACCAGCATCAATATTTATCATCTACAATCTATATGGTTTATCAGAGTATGTTAGAGCAAATGAGTCAATTAAAGCATGGTTAAACAATCAAAGAATGTGGAGAGTCAATGCTATGACTGCATGGCTATTTGGGATTCTAAGTGCTACAACAAAATTACTTGGAATTTCTGAGACTGCATTTGAAGTTACAAAAAAAGACCAAGGTAATGATGGAGATGACACAAATAATTCTAATAGTGGAAGGTTCACATTTGATGATTCACCAATATTTGTTCCTGGCACTGCAATTCTCTTATTGAACCTTAGTTCCTTGTTCATTGGGATTTTAGATTTCAAACAAGGGAGAGATTTTGAATGGGGATTAGGAGAGGTTATATGCATTATGTGGGTACTTTTCATATTTTGGCCATTCTTGAAAGGGTTATTTGCTAAAGGGAAGTATGGGATTCCAGCAACAACTATTCTCAAGTCAGGGGCATTGGCATTGTTGTTAGTTCATCTTTTCAAGTTTTACCAATAA